acccttagtaaatatgggTATGAAGATGCAGTTCCTAGCCTTAAGAATGAATCTTAATCTCTTAATGAATTTATGAAATAAACCTAATCTTTAATTGAAGTAAATttcaagaaaatatttttaacaaaactaCACATCATGATTATTTACAGTGCTGCATTTAGTATTTCGCCTTTGGCAACATAACAGAACTGATGAGAGAATAAAGAGCAAGGAATCttctccatacagaacctctccagatcatTCAGGATCTTAGGGTTAAAGTCAGAGGTCTGGGATGATCAAAGCCTTGATTCTGTGGTCACTAAACCATTTTTGTATGGATTTAATTATATGTTgtagatcattgtcctgtttgtTCCAACAATGACCAGAGGCACTGCTGGATTTTCATATGAAATCTCCTGGACCTTCATAGAGTCCATAATACCCTGTATTTTAAGAAGAGCCCCACATCATCACAGATCCTTTATGCCAAACCGCCCTTGcatgtttattgccaaaaagcgttatttttgtctcatctgaccatgCAATCTGGTTACAGTGCACGCCTACCAATTGGTTTATTGGCATGGACATGCTGTCCAATTGTAGATTTGGAAACTTGGTGACCCCAGAATCCTTCCATCTTTTGCAAATTTCAAATCCTTGAAGAAACGTTTGACTCTGTAACCATCCTCATCATTGTGAGGCAAAATACACTTGTTTCCTGTTCTAAACCTTCTAATTATTGTAAGTGGATATGGGCATTTCCAGTCTGTAGATACACTtcatggtcaaaagtatgtggacaccacaCCAGCACACCCCTatgtgattttttaaacatcccattccaaatttaGTCCCCTGTTGCTGTTATATAActtccagtcttctgggaaggctttccattggACTTTTGAGCGTGGTAGTGGGGATTTATGCTCGATCGaccataagagcattagtgaagtccggAACTGATGTTCAGCGAGGAGATCTGGGGTGCAGTTGCTGTTCcagcagcagtttggggaagacccacatatgggaaTGATTGTCAGGTgcccacaaacctttggctatatagtgtagaCGTTACCTGGTTTATGAAGATGAACAtgattttgtctcatttgttttgtgTCTTCTCTGATCCTCCTCATGTTGatgaatgattaagggaatttggcctcgatgtcacctcatatttatagcccagtggaacaggaagtcatggattTCCCAAACACTCAAGTGAATTTAAAGAAGTTAAATATAAATAGGAATGCACGTTacttacattttgtttaaacaaatttctAGGAGTGCCAATCACTCTTACAGATATGGTTttgttaaaatatacatttacttcaattaaaggttagatttctgtcattttcagTGTAAGATTATACTAATTAACCACATAACAGATATtttatcagcatttttttttattgatctttaccaaggtgccaataattctggagctgaatGTACTCTAGTtaacattacagtatattaattaCAGACATAAATGTAAGTAttactgcatttaaaaatacaattgtaCCCTTTCCATTCATTATAAGACAATTGTTAGTTGTCCCACCTTTCAGTAACTCCTCCTCTTGACACACGGTCTTCACACAGATCTCTTTGTTGATCACGTACACTCGACGAAGACTACAAGAGATAGAATTAATGACTAACACACTGTGTTTCTTTTCGGACATGTTCGATACAGGCAGAGATGGTGAATGGAAGAAAGTCTGATATGTGTGTGCTGTTCAGGAGTCAATGTTTGGTCCACTTTTAATCTCCATTTATACTAAATTACTGAACTCACTGATCAGATATTATGGTTTTTATTATCATTGCTGACCTTTCCTTTATCCACTTACCAAGCTTTTTTGAAGATATTAGAGAGATATTAGATATTATCTTTCTGACATCTGGATGATCTAAAACTCAACCTTGACTTGACTGAACTAATCCTACCAAGCAACAAAGAACATCCCTCTGCTAGACCTGTCAATCATGATTGACACCATCATAGTCCATCCAGCATGTGTGGATAAGATTCTTGCTGTGACTATGGTTTTAACTTATCTGATTAtatcacatcaaccatcagatcTTGTAGATTTCTATTTCATAACATCAGAAAAATATGCCCCAATTATTACTAGACATGACTACTACAAAATCTTTTTCTTTATGTGCAGTAGCGCCTTAAAATGCCGATCCATATCTTCCCTCTTGTTCTCTCGTGTGAAGCCGCCTACTGAGATCACACCACTTACTTCCTGTTCCAACAAGAATCCAAACTCAAAACTCTTGCCTTTGCATTCCAGGCATGAGAGGGCTCTGCACCACATTGTCTATGTACCCTGGTTCAAATCTACACACCTGCACACCAGTGTCTCCAGGATAGATTCAGCCTCAAACACTCTCAATGTGTCTGATATATTtgtgcacttttctggccacaacctTCAGAATACTGATGACtgtaatctgattggctctctgCGCTTAAAAGTGTACACACTAATGTGTGCTGGTTTCTAGTGGCAAACCTTTTGAACACTGACACATTGCACTTTTTGGAGTAGCTTTTTGGTAGTTACTGGATTAAAAAAGTCATAGAATACGATCTTTAAAAATTACTCAAGAGCTTTGTTTGGAGCATTTATTAGTGAGTAAACTGGAGTCTCAAACGTACTTGCTTACTGGCTGCAGGAAAAGGTCTGTGGTTGGTCGTCTGCTGTGTCCATCCAAGTGCCTCTTCCAGTCAAAATATGCAGTCATTGGCCACATTTATGGACGGAACCAAGCAGATTCTTAAGTAAAAATGCTTTGGTTTGGGAGACTAAATTGAGGATGACCCGAATTCGAGGACACTTTAAACACCTACTTTTCTGTTATGGTCTAAAGACCTTCTTCTTCAGACATTATTGAGGATACCtcctttattttctctgtgCTTGCCTTGAATACACTgattacattttgtatttgcTTTTTTGTATTGGCtttaatttatttgctttattatttatatacttgTATTTGAAATTGTCCTTTCTGTTACTTTTTTGCTTtgtatcattttttttgtttgtttgtttgtttcctgaaGCTGTTATTTGTTTGTGCAGTTAGGTGTAAAATGTTTATACCTTTGTACTTGTGCAACCTAACTTTGTCTCTTGTCTCTCAGGTTTACTGGATGCTTTGTATCACTGTGCTTTCAACTGTTTACATGTGTCACTCTGGATGaatgtctgactgtggattggtggagtccaaactctttagagatgggtttgtaaccttttccagcttgaTGAGCATCAACGACTCTTttagaaatctcctttgttcgtgccatgatacacttccactaacatgtgctgtgaagatcagactttgatagatccctgttcttaaTTAAAACATGGTGCTCAGTCACACtagattgtcatcccattgattgaaaacacccgactctgatttcaccttcaaataTACTACTTTACTgctagaggttcacatatttttgccactcacagatacagtatgtaatattatggatcattttcctcagtaaataaatgaccatgtataatatttatgtctcatttgtttaattgggttttctttatctatttttaggacttgtgtggaaatcagatgatgttttaggtcatatttatgcagatatattgaAAATTCtgcttcacaaactttcaagcaccactgtatataggCATAATACAACTGCACTTTGGTAGTTGACAAGGAAACAAAgaagtaataaaaaacaaaacaaaaaagataatCAATAGCAGAAAGAACCATTTCAAAAATACAAAAGCAATCAGagaagtgtgcatgtgtgtgtatgataccTATAAATGCACATGGTGTAGAGGCATGTCTTCGTAGGCTGATGGACAGAGTACATCCTAGTACAAGGGTACGTTTCCTCTCTACACGCTATAAGACACAAGGCACTGTCACACTGTTGTCTCTAACACCCCCTGTCTCCAATCCTTGCTctggttttgtgtgtttatatagacACTGACCTTCTGGCCCTTCTACTACTGCTTCCTCTGTTgctgaagaaataaaaagaataagaagaataaattaGATATCTTAACAACAAACGAACAGACATACTGATCAGTGTGGATCATATTAAGTTATGTAATCAGAAACAGTGCAAGTTTGTCCTACCCCTTGGCTGTGCCCAAACAGCAACAAGcactgtgtggaaaaaaaaaaaaaaagattttgcaaCAACAGTGAGGAGAACAAATAATCCTTTGTTGACACCAGTTAGTGTAATTGGTTTGTGTTGTGCAGTTTGGATTGTTACCACAGAAACAGTACAGAAACACAACAGTTGGGTAGCAGGCCATCTCTCAGAGTAGTATGGGATCTATGGAAAAAAGGTCAGGAGTAAACAACTGTTGGTTGTTGGTTTTccaattaaattaattttttaaatatgacttTGTTATTTGTAATGCTTTTCTGTTACAACTTTCCAACACATTTTGGTTCACTTTTACTTGTATACCAACTATCAgtctacctatctctctctctctctctctctctctctctctctctctctctctctctctctctcactcactcacttaggggtgtacttacttttgttgccagcggtttagacattaatggctgtgtgttgagttattttgaggggacagcaaatttacactgttacacaagctgtacactcactactttacattgtagcaaagtgtcatttcttcagtgttgtcacatgaaaagatataatcaattatttacaaaaatgtgagtggtgtactcacttttgtgagacactgtgtatatatatatatatatatagtccctTTTCTCTTTTCAGGTCCTATATTTCTTCatatgtactcatttttgtaAATGGACATCACACAGTCCAATTGAATACATTATGCAGATTGCAAACTGCTCCACTACGGTGTATATATTCATTTGCTAGTTTATGTACTTCTGTATCTGTCTAGTGCTtcaaatatccatatctgtatctgtatttggatttaaagaCTTGGAGGGAAAAACAGAGGTAAGGATGCCCAAGCTATGGGCATGCTGTGTGAATTATCCCATCAGTTGATCATGTATGGTCTAAACCAGAGAtctatgtgttttatttaatagctatttttgtttgtttgtacctgcccatGATCTTTTCTAACGCATTTACTTgattctatttcccaaaatataaacaaactagtgtaatattttaaaccactacaaccctgaccaggcagttactaaggatgctaTAAATGCATTGAGCAGTGCTGCAGCTTCGTGGTAATGAATAGAGGTGGATAGCAACTCACTACAttactttgttacatttacttgagtaaaagtaaaacatacagactttcaaggagaggtgtgacttacagttctccatgttgtctaagattcaggattttcccttcatttgaaTCAGATCCAAAGTAgctagtaacttgctacttgtgtagtcttctcattggatactttattactcttaaccaaataattattaatattattattatttttacttttacttgagtaattattttatatgtagttttacttgtacttgagtaacatttttggctactctacccatctctgttaatgaatgtggtctttgtttgtcctgtgagcttcatatctggcACTTGTTTGCAcctacatgaaagtaaaaacctcccactTTTGCGACTTTTTTGTTGCATCCTGGGGGATCCCAATGGAGTcccgatgcacacctctagtttCCCTCAGATGCcgtgtgaacctttctggcagaAGAATCTCTTATCAGTATGCTTTGCAGGTATATTGAATGCAACAGCCTCCCGAATAATATCTGGTCAGCAGTGGTTCTACTGCATTCCAGGGTAGAAGGACACGGATAAACAGATATTGTAGTGTATGTattaattagtttttatttattaataaagtacACTGCTACataccattttattttacagataataaacattttaaaggcTTTTAAAGAAAAGTTTTTATAATACACACCATGAATATCTTCTCAAAGAAGCAATAAGGATCAATAATAGGAGATTCTATGTTTCTTATCCTTTCTAAATCAGTTTTCTTACTCTGTTTCAAGAAATATGGAATGGAGCCTTGTAGCTCAATCTAATACAGCGAGcaaaggagggagagaaaaagatgcAAAGaacatctatttatctatttgtttctACAAAGGTTTTGCGCTGCAATAAATGGATATCGGTTACAGCTgttccacctctctctctctctctctctctctctctctctctctctctcctttgccTTTTCTGGACCATATTTTGGTGTAAGGCCTCCAAGACATGAGTTCACACTAAAGAATGTGCTTTTGAACCCTCCCTGTAAACCCAcccttattttctctctttctttctttctttctctctctctctctctctctctctctctctcacacacacacacacacacacacacacacttttatggTCAGTTTTAGATTCATGCATAGTggacaaacaaatgaattgaaatTTATTCACATATGTATACAACCCCGGTTATGAGCGTTGATTTGCTCACATATCCACAGACAGATACTCATATACAGACATTTTCAGtgtaaaaaagtaaatgtttctAAATGCTAACTGATGTCATCATGAAAATTGAATAACTTGAACATTTCTTTGTTATTGGTAATGGAATCAGGCGCTGGCTGCCAgaatgaaaacatttcatttatgaGCATTATCAGTTTAATGATAGATAGCATGCATGCTCACTGTGCTGTAGTAAATGTTATGTTATAGTGAGGTGTGAGAATGCCATAGGTTATAATGAAATTCAATAGGCTTGAATACTTACAATTCTCCTTTTGTTGCTCTGTCTGAATCTATCGatctctccttttcttctctcttttttaccTTCTTGCTCCTTCTCGccgcctctctttctctctttctctcttgcggtctctctctctctctctctctctctctctctctctctctctctctgttgttcAAAATGAATTAATGTGGGTATTAGAAATGTCCTCCTTGGCAGATGGCTTCATATGAATGACTAACcagttataaaaaatatttacagatgcagtagagaaaatgttttattatatctatctatatatctatctatctatctatctatctatctatctatctgtctgtctgtctgtctgtctgtctgtcagctcATCTGTGAGCCTGTttgcttctctgtctgtctgggtttttttttttatctgttttccttccttttttatgtctctctctggtCAATGCACCAACACAcgatgctgtgaaaaagtattttgctgatttctattgttttgtgtatatctccaaatatatactaaatagtgttttagatcttcaaatgtaacataaaacaaaggcaaactgagtaaacacagaatacagcttttatgtatttcaaattttttaattgaagcaaaaaaaacaccaacacctTTCACCAATGTgtaaaactaattgcccccttaaaattaaaatctggttatgccacctttagcagcaataactgcaactgaaCGCTTCtgattttggaaggtcggccacttctgggaaggttcactactgtgctgagtttttccatttggagatgatggctctcactgtggttattTGGAGTCACAGAACCtttaaaatagctttgtaacccttcccagactgatgtatttcaatcaccttcttcctcatcatttctgggatttcattcaactttggcatagtgtgttactgtcaTGGATTTTCCCCTCACGCTGAGTGCCggagcatgaactgcccgaaGCATGACAGTGCACGCTTCCGGGTTTTCATTGACTGTTGACtgtgacacgtgtgttttgttttggtttctgtcctgtctccgcccctgttatGTAATAAGCTCCTTCCTAATGTCttagctgttttgtgttatcccCTTagattagtttgtatatttaaacccctgtgtgtctttgttctgtACAAAGGATTGTGTGTTTCTGGGTTTTCCGCCAGACCTGTACCAAGACTTTTGGTCCTTGTTCCacgtttcatggttttgatgcTGTTTTGTCCTCGTGTTTCTCGATTCTCGTCCAAGCCCTGTTTATGTCCATTTGCCGACTGCCTGACCCTTGCCTAATAACTTTTTATGACATTGCCCtagattttggatttgtcttcctGCTTCTTATTAAAAACTTTaattgcacttgcatccatctccaatCTTTGATTACATGACAGTTActgtgtaagaccttttaaccaagtTCATGGTGTTGAAAAcattctatttaagtgttgatttgattgaacagggtttgcagtaatcaggcctggttgtgtctactccagctgaaccccattatgaatgcagtttcatagatatggggaattagtaactacaggggcaaatacattttcacaggccCAGCTGCTactgtgtaactttttttgcttcagtaaataacattatcatttaaaaactgtatgttgtgtttactcaggttgcctttgtgtgatcttagattttgttttaatttctgaaacagtttagtatgagatatacacaaaaacagaaaaaatcaggcaaattctttttcacagcactataacTGGctctattaaaaataaactgtagTTAAAAGAGACACATACTACTGAAGCCTTTTTGGAAGTCTGAACTTAAAGGGGGGAAGCGCTTGTGTAATAAACTCTTCAGTTACACACTCTGAACACCAGGGATCAGCACGAGTcattgacaaaaaaaagtctaagCTGGATCTTTCAAACCCTGAGGGAATGATAATGAGTAAGCTCAACTAGACTCTTCCTTGATAAATCAGTCCTGGCCCCCAAATGTGAGATCCATGATTTTTATTCtctgaaacagatcattttactcatttatgcTTCACAACAATGTTTACTTATTGTCAGTCTCAGGGAGTTTATAAGAAAGTGATTTTAAGTGGACCCTTCATCTCTCTGGATTTATTAGGCGACTCTATTTAGTACCAAAAACCTGATCTATACATAACCTACAAAACCCAGACCCAAATGCCATTTTGCTTGCTCTTCCCGCAGAGCCATTTATAAAACTACACATGCACGTGACACATTATTGCACAGAGCAGCACTAGAGCAGGCAGTGCACAGAAGAGCCGACAAGACATTGACGGATGGATTCAGCAGTACCTAGCACAAACCAGTAGCACAGTGTGGCATGAACGAGCTgccttgttcttctttttttgttacatgCCAGGTTGTAAACACTAGATCATCTCCAGTGTTGTTTATTGGTGACAGCCATATTTATTTCCCACCACCTGTGAAGCTGCTTCTCGAGCCCCAGAGGAGCACATAGCTAACCTCTCTTTAACAATCACCTATTCCTGCTCACATTTCTTGTAAGTATGGTGTAAAAGTGCTAGTATTTAGTATGTTTACACATGTCTCAAAGCTATCAAGCTGTAAATAATACAATCTTAGAAGTTGAAGAAGATTCATTTACGATAATATTAGAATTATTCACATAAAGGGCAAGAGCTTGTGACTTTGATCATCTCAATAGCAAAAGAGAACATACAGCTTCTAGACAGATATAATAAATGCACGTAGAGAGCGCACTCAGGGTGTTGATTTTTAAATTCTTTCAACTAACCTGAGTCTTCAGTAATAAACAGTACATTACATCTGAACTTATTTACAGTTAGCTTTATTGAGTATTGTCACAGAGGCTTGATCTCTGGACGGTCCAGCCCTTGTAATTTGTCTCAGCATGTTTCTTTAATTTGAGTATAGCGACATTGTTGCCTTTGACCACCAATAGACCAGGTATGGGCCACTGTAGCTAGTAGATAAGAATATCCTCAGGGAAAAAGtagtttaaaaatattacatttaaatctaGAATCTTTAAGGGTCCATTGGTTATCCCTGTGGGGAAACCCTTAAGGATTCTACATAGTATCCTACAACAGTGTGTGtccctatcagaaagggttccaaacAATACCTTTAAGAGCCCTTTAAGGAAGCCAAAAAGCCTTAACTGCAGAAAATACCCTGTAAAGAACTCTTGAAGAATGGTTTTTCTAAGGGTGtagttataattatttacaattaaAACTGAAATCAACTATATGTGGAATTGTAGGTAGTTGAAAGAGATTGATTAGTCATAATGAGCAAGCATTACTGTAGATTAGTCTTACTCTTCTCTAGTACTTCCTAGTTTCCTCACTTCCCAAGTTATGCTGTGTTCAGGCTCTATCTTGTCTGTTTTAGAGTATgtacaccatatggccaaaagtttgtggacacctgaccattacacccatgtgctttttgaacatcccattccatagtttgtccaatttttaaagttataataacctctactcttatgggaaggctttccactagattttggaatgtggctgtggggatttacgCCAAGAGCATTAGGGAGGTCAGGCACTGGGTCACagttggcattccagttcatcccaaagttgtttagtggggttgaggtcagggatctgtgcaggacactcaagttctttctctccaaacttggcaaaccatatctatatggaccttgctttgtgcacagggacacattcatgctggaacaggtttgggccccttcattccagtgaagggaaattgtaatgctacagcatacaaagatatcctatacaactgtgtaCTTCCAACGTTGTGGCAATTGCTTAGGGAAGACCAAGAAATGGTTGTGAAAGTCAGGTGTCCATCTACTTCTGACAAATACTCGACATGACTTTGTATTTGATTGTGATTCCTGCCTGTGAATTTTGGCCATGGTTTGTAGAACAACCCTAACACATACACTTGTTTTTGGCTTGCatgtattcacacacactgtatatatcttATTCTTTGTCATCCATCTTGTCTCCAGTCCTCAGAGCATTGTTCTTTTATTCACCAACATTATTAATGTTAGTATATCGTTTATTTGCATCTGTAacgtttatgtgtgtgtttgaggaagAAGTGCAGACCATAAGTGCATATCATAAACATCTTTGATAGAGCTAATCCAACAGCACACCAGGCAGAGCTCAAATCACAGCATCTATGGTTATCAAAGGTTTATTCATAATCAAAGTCTAGACAAGCAGGAAGATGACAAAACCAGAGAATGACTGAACATATGCAGAGGTTTGGATCTCAATGTGACTGATGCAATACTTTGGCAACACAGGAGctataaatagacaaacaagTCAGGGATAACATGTAACAGGTGAAAACAATTCAAAAAGGGGactttcagttcattcagatATGTTCAGATAGCAGTAACAATTATGGGAAACAAGCTTCAAAAAGGCATCGAGTAAAACATCAAGATCTATTTTTAAATAAGGATTAAAGAGGTTTCTAGAAAACATGTCTACAACTGAAAACTTTGACGATAAGACACTACAACATAGCTGAAACAGCTTTCCAGGTCAAATTTCAGGTTATCCTGCAAACAAACTCAGGGACTTCAGATGTGCTAACAAACAAGAATGAACTGACATTAACCATGAACTAAGTAAAAGAGATTAGAAGAAGCAGAAGGGTGGACTAACAAAGTAGAAACCATGAACCAAGTAGCAACAGCCTTTACACCTCCAAAAGCAGACATGGAAGCTAAGCTAACTGACCAAGCATGCCTGTCTCACAGAGATAGTATTCGAATCCATGGCATCTCTGAGTAGGCAGAGTGTAATAGCATGACACATTTTCTGGATACTTAACTGAGAGAAGTGCTTGGTTTTTCACAAGCTGTTCAacgtacaataataataaaaaacattatcaGTGTATTAAGTATAGGAAACAATGACCAtataaggaaaggaaaggacaaAAATGAGACCGCTGTTGTATGTAATTCTCatcttattattcagttattcatcctACAgcatattatatagtatagtaactATAGAAAACCAAATAGGAAAAGTGTGCTGTTACCAGATTGAGGAATGTAATTTTAAGGGCTTAAGTGATCATCCAAGTTGCATTAAGCTTGTGAATGTTAAATATAGCTGAAAGTTAAATATAACCAATTTAAATGACATTCAATTACATCCCAAATTTGATGTATAACAGGTGCCATCTTTAGATCTTTGGATGTCCTATGGATGTCCAGTAATCACCTACTGAGGTCTGATCTCCAGTGGTGATAATACTTCTTGATCTTGCCTAGAGAGATCTAGCTCTATAGAACTTCTCACTGTGGCAATGCAGCACAATGAGTTTCCAAAAGCTTTAGCACATACAATACAATTTATAGTTTAGGGCCAGTGAAGGTTCAGTGGTCAAAGTGTTGTTCAGTGACCGTGCAGCTGAGTGTCCAAATCAATGGACTGCCAGAGAGCAACTGTTGCGCCTTCATTGCTAAACTGCTCAACACTACACAAAAAGGGTTTCTCAAGAGTTCTTACTTGCCAAGATTTTAAAATCAGAGTGATGGTCCTCTAACAGGTGTAGAGATTATTTGAGTAATTCTATTTCATTACTATACTTTAAGTATTAATTTGGTATATTAATACTTTACTTGGGGCGGATGTGGTTcaagtggtagagcgggttgtccactaatcgtagggttggcagtttgattcccagcccacatgactccacataccgaagtgtccttgggcaagacactgaaccccaagctgctcctgatggcaagctaacgccttgcatggcagctttgctaccattggtgcatgagtgtgtgtgaatgggtgaatgagacacagtgtaaagcgctttggataaaagtgctatataagtgcaccattttaCTTGAGTGTCAGTAAAATCGAATACTTGTACACTTACTTAATTACAttcccaagaaaaaaaaaatgacatgttaaagtcatgtttacattttacatgtttGTTTGATTCTCATTACAATTTTCGAAggtcttttcttctctcattcAGCCAATGACTATAAATgctaactacgggggcaaatacattttcacacaggctcagttagtgttggataactttttttgcttcaataaataacattatcatttaaaaaactatattttgtgtttactcaggttgcctttgtttgatcttaaagtttgttttaatttctgaaacaatttagtatgaggtataaaaacaggaaatgtttttttataaatataataaagtaaatataataaaatattataaaataaaaatcaggatg
This Ictalurus furcatus strain D&B chromosome 1, Billie_1.0, whole genome shotgun sequence DNA region includes the following protein-coding sequences:
- the mfap5 gene encoding microfibril associated protein 5, which gives rise to MACYPTVVFLYCFCVLVAVWAQPRATEEAVVEGPEACREETYPCTRMYSVHQPTKTCLYTMCIYSLRRVYVINKEICVKTVCQEEELLKAELCREKSGWPKRLQRSTKKNIGFPLKPEHGQAMTNAETERER